Proteins encoded within one genomic window of Heptranchias perlo isolate sHepPer1 chromosome 35, sHepPer1.hap1, whole genome shotgun sequence:
- the LOC137302103 gene encoding ferritin heavy chain, oocyte isoform-like produces the protein MVSQVCQNYHKECEAGVNKQINMELYSSYVYLSMSYYFDRDDVALRHFAEFFKEQSHEEREHAEKLLKFQNQRGGRIILEDIKKPEQDEWCNGLEVMQRALQMEKNVNQSLLNLHKLSTERTDPHLCDFLETHYLDEQVKMIKKLGDHITNLKRLGAPESGMGVYLFDKHSLH, from the exons ATGGTTTCCCAAGTATGTCagaactaccacaaggagtgtgaggctggtgtcaacaagcagatcaatatggagctctattcctcctatgtttaccTCTCCATG tcctattactttgaccgggatgatgttgccctgcgtcactttgctgagttcttcaaggagcagtcacatgaggaacgggagcacgctgagaaactgctgaaattccagaatcagcgtggaGGCCGAATCATCTTGGAGGATATCAAG aagccagagcaggatgagtggtgcaatggtctggaggtgatgcagagagctctgcagatggagaagaatgtgaaccagagtctgctgaatctgcacaaactgtccactgagaggacagaccctcat ttgtgtgacttcctggagacccactacttggatgaacaagtgaagatgatcaagaagcttggagatcacatcaccaacctgaagagactgggagcccctgagagtggcatgggagtgtacctgtttgacaagcacaGCCTGCATTGA